The genomic segment acttttttttgttaatttttaaaaaatttgtcatgttttgaatgtggtaattgattatcagaaaaaatatgtaaagtcatgtacagataatcaattttgaaattttgattattatcattcatataattaattaattatttaaattatctttattttatatatagtttaattaatttaaattttttttttataattttaaatgttataattttatatataactaaatgttataattttattttttaacattattttttttcttaaaaatgtgatatatcttaaatgtggtaattgattgataggaggaatatgtgaagtcatatatggataatcaactttgaaaatttgattattatcatttatattattaattgattgtttaaattatctttattttatatagagcttaattaatttaaatttattttttataattttaaatgttataattttatatataacttaaatgttataattttattttttaactttattttttttgttactttcttaaaaatttgatctatcttaaatatggtaattgattgtcagaaaaaatatgtaaagtcatgtatggataatcaattttgaagatttgattattatcatttatataattatttaattttttcttattttatatatagtttaattaatttaatttttttatatttttaaatgttataattttatatataatttaaatattataattttattttttaactttttttttggttactttcttaaaaatttgacctgtcttaaatgtggtaattaattgtcaggagaaatatgtaaaatcatggataattaattttgaaaatttgattattatcatttatataattaattgattatttaaattatctttattttatatatagtttaattaatttaaattaattttcttataattttaaatattataattttatatgtaacttaaatgttataattttattttttaacttttttatttttttacttccttaaaaatttgacatgtcttaaatgtggtaattaattgttaggagaaatatgtaaagtcatgtatggataatcaattttgaaaatttgattattattatttatatacttaattgattatttaaattatctttattttacatataatttaattaatttaaatttattttttataattttaaatatcataattttatttttcaacttaattgattattttcatttatttaattctcatttttcctaTTAGTTTACTCTGAAGATGTGCTAAATGTTGGACTtggaaaaattaaatgcaaattaaatttgtgttttgaaagtTATGTtgagtaagattcaaattgtgaggcaaagcgtgggaaaaaagagaaatttagagtgtgtttgattgcacatatttaccataaaaaatagtaattattacacattttctatgaataataatcaaacactcttaatttttctatgaaaaaatgtgcatggtacaagcatttaaaacttcttttcattgaattcattttctaaaagTGTgaggtggtttttattttctaggcaatattacctagaattaaattctaggtaatgaaatcaaacacacatttaatgtgacatgtgatttgataaattgagagaaataggagaatttgaaggaagagaaattaataaaagaaagtaaatatctctttcttttcttcctctccattcccgttcaacccttccatttcctctcttcttctttttcgattattcttctcaaattttctcttcttctttacttttatttagtaaatttcaaCTGTATTTTTTTACCCAATTTGGTtttctggtgtaacatagcactactattctgtcaagtgagtgatgtgaatgtaactaagaaaaattaggccttgaggATTCGTGTGgtatgcacatatgagacaaatacaggtaaaaattcaaaaaaaaaaaaacgtctacccttgaatgcatatttcagaataaagaggttggttatcgtttttctttttttttcttattattgtgtaatttttgtattttttacgcattgcttatttattacatgttaatttaggtttattttttacatgatttcgggatagagttatgtgcttttaattgttcatctacccttgaatgcatataaatttttttttcaaaatctataatctttttgttatattttcatgattgtaatatgattattttatttattttctacttctttattgtaattttcatttattgtaattactaaattatataactttcactttaacattttttttttttacgatatccatgcatcgcatgggtgatccactagtttaaaaattatagtagtgaaaattataagtaaagtataataaataaaattgaagtttattaataaataagcaAAATAGGGAGtcaaatagagaagaatataGGGAGTGTAGTTGGaacaaacataattttcaagGTAAAATGAAAATAGGGAGTGAATTGTTTACAAGATAATAGGAATTTGGATATAGATCCCATTGGAGATAGCCTAAGGTTGACTCCAACAATTCGCCATTAATCTCGCCAAGCCAAAAATTTAGAGAGCCAACCAAATTTCTTCACTCTAACAGTTTCCGCCATCGCCAAATTGATAGCAAGCAGCCAAAACCTTGTCAAACTTCGTGATCCGTTGTGTTCGACCAAACCTTGCCATCTCTCCCATCTCAATAGCTAGTTTACCATCGAAAGAACCCCACATAGGGTTTAAGAGGTCAAAGACGACAATCGGCAGTGGTAACAACCAACATTTGCTACAACGTCGAAAGAGGAACGAGCAACGATGAGTAGACCAGCGACTACAACGACTAGCGATTAGGAAGCAATGACCCGACCAACAGTAGTGGTGACGATAAGCAGACTAGCGGCGTTGGAAGTGGAACAGGTAACGACTAGATTTGGGTTTGTGTATGTATAGCATTTTaggatattttgtatttatttttgtattggatgggtgatattatgtatttgattattgattttgtatatgcgcgtaattaatttgtgtgtttggttattaatttgtgtatttggtaataaatttttacagtagtaaaaattatatgtaaggtaaaataaataaaattaaaatttattaataaatacatGAAATAGGGAATCAAATAGATTAGCGAATAGAAAATGTAAATGGGACATGCACAGTTTTCGAGATAAAATCAGAATagagaataaattatttataatataataagaaatatgatAGAGATTGTTGTTGGAGTCACCCTAATACTATAAagaaaaactaatttatttgataaaaaaagtTTAAGATGATTATGATTAAAAGTCATGAAAATGGATGCCAGAGGCCTAAGATGACATGGCTAGTGACGACGGATAGTAGCAGTAGAGGTGTCAAAAAGGCCGGGCGACCCGCGGGCCACCTGGCCTAGCTCGGGATGGGCCGAGCTTTGGTCCGACCCGTTACTGTTCAAACCGAtcgggccaaagaaattgggcccacggcccgacCCATCTAAGGGCTCGGCTTGTGGCCCATTGGGCCCTTGTGGGTCGGGCCCATGAGACCCTTATGGGCTCGTCAGttaggcccttactcatttttttttaattttgttattctttagtaattattgatattagatattaaaaaatttacatttcgcaatatatataaataataaccatcaatttatttaaaatttttaagttaatttttttatatgtttaaattataaataaacattctcctttttatatgtacattatttttcatatcaattcacaaaaaaatttataaagcatatagaattttaaaatataaaatgatgaaataatatttaaaacttaagaattaagatagaaaatattttaaaaagaaaaaaaatgatttttatatatgtattattttgatatttataaattttatatatgtatatattatatgcattatttttaaaaaaattatttaaaaaaaaaagaaaaaaagggccAGGCCACCCGGGCTGGCCCgaccctctagcccacgggctggctaGGCCCGGCCCCCTTGTAGGGGGGCTGTGGCCAGGTCGGGCCCTATCTACGGTAAAAGGGCCCTTGCCCGGCCCGGGCCTTTTAGTAAAATGGTCAGCCCGGctcgtttaaaaagcccgtgggccgactcgggccaGGCCGAGCtggcccttttgacatctctaagTAGCAGCAACGAGAGAAAGGAGATGATGGGTCATCGACGATGGACACCGAAAATGACACATCGACGGAGCGAGGAAGATGAAGTAACGATGACGAAAGGCGTAAAGTGTTATGCTGGAAACAATAGCAGCAATGACAGAAAGAAGACAGACATCCAACAACGACATCAAAGACCAGAGGCTAAACGTAGGCTATGAGTGAGGGACGCTAAAGATGCGCGCAAGCCACCAAGGGAGAAGGAAGATTCGAGAAACTTTCGATGGAAAAGAAGATGCCACAAGTTGTAGGGGGTGTTTGGTTACCGATTTAACCACTTATAAGCtatcaaacttattttattAAGTGTTTGGGTTGTTCAAAGAGTTTAAAAActaaatagcttaaaagctCTTGTACTAGCTTTTTTCAAAAGCTCCCTACCCCCAAGTTTTTCAAAACGCTGCCCTCCAACTTATTTGCGTTGACCAGTTAAATGACAATTTTATCCTCATAGATTCAAGCTATTTCCAACCATACCCCCATCTTCATTCtctacattaattaattgatccCCTATTGCTAGACTCATTTCTGGCCGCCACCATTCACTATCATCCAGTGCCATCGCTCCAGTCGTTCACATCTCACTGTCACCCCTATACATCTTGTCTGTTGCCTCCATTGCCTCCATCATCGCTTCTTTTGACTATCGTCGTCACCGTTCATCTATGATTCATCGTCGTCGCCTGTTTGCCAAAGCTTTCtgttagtgtatatatattaatttaatggtaatatatttgaaggaaaaaaataaaaagtgtatatatatattgtattgatatatttttttaatgattgtatataatttatcaatatcaaatgataaaattttacattattcaataatatgtatatttttatctcttttttttaatcaagttttaataatttatcaacttttttaaagtaaacacataactattaactgatagtttaaaagtatatttattcaaacacgTTATCAGATTACATGCTACTCAAAATTTTAACTTTacacaatttaaaatctaaataacttaaaagttcTCCAAAACAACTATAAGCCAAAATATATCTTGCGATTTTTTGGGGATTTGGGACTATGTCTTgcaattttttgatttcttttgaggtatatttgtgtttttatgagtcaattttaacttttttttaatataattttaagtttaaaataaaaaatcaacccCATTTTAACTATTTAAGCTTAGACAAAGGgtataaatctttttaaaatgtTGATTCATACCTTTAAAATTAGTGTTGATCAGCTTTTAAACTTAGCCAAACAATAACACCCTCTAAAtctcttttcaaaatttataatttgagatATCTAacctttttataattttatgttttattgaAAACTCCCTCTAATATCAGtttttgcaaaaagaaaaagaaactagatttacatgttaaaaaataaaataattacaatattaattttaaataattataaataaatttatttttataaattaattaaaaataaaaatatccaacGATACCTTGAATAAGTGGAGGAAAGTGATAccaatttaatatgaaaaaaatagagataaagttaattttaattaatttctaaatcgaaacaaaattttaatttacctTTAAATAAGTGTAAAAACGAATGAGtctataattaaaaagaaatcaaatttatctttgaatcaaaaaaataaattagtttcaattttaatttcgAATTGCTAAGTAAAGTAATCCTTaagaattgaattttaattagattttcttatttttcatcaataaatatagtttttaataatataaaaacgATGtcagttaaaaataaaaacgacgtgaaatatttcaaattaaaaaaattaaaaaagttaagtgaattttaatgtttatttaagtAAGCAAGGGAGGGTGTGTCACTACTCATGCTATACATTTACGTGATAATTgaggtttaattttttaaagtagaATTTATGTAAGGGTAAGTTTGGATTATAAACACTCGTTATGTGACATAGAACCGCTGTCACGACCGGTTTCGTGGTTTACACAGTGGAAGAGCCGCCTCCTTCTCCTCGATCGTTCCTTCTATGGAAACTCCGGTGGCAGATGCAGCCGGCGCAGTAAAAGATAGCCTCCCCGTCGCCGGCGACGAACCCCATGCAACCATATTTGATCTCATATATATAGTCTTTCGCTTTCTAGCGTGTGGTCCTTACAGCAATCATCATATCTTGCCGACGCAGAACCGCCACCACCTTTCTTTTGTGGATGCTCCGGTGGCAGCCGCAAGCTTCGCAAAGCTCCCTCGCCGGCCATGAATTCCCGGCACCCGTCGGTGAGATGCGATACCCCTCTGGACAGGTCATGGTTCTTGCAGCACTCTCCACATATAAACGAGCTTGCTCGTCCTAATTTGATCGGAGAAGAGCTGGATTCCGGGCGGGAAGACGGATTTGGTGGAAAATGGCGGGCAATTCAATCAATTTACGCTACACGCAAATCATTACGGGCGATAAGAACAGGAGACTTTCGTGGAATACATGGAAAAGGTGGCCCTGGTTGAACTTTGTGTTCATCGTTTCATCCAATCGTTGTATTGTACATATCCGTATCCTAAAGGGGATGGAACATTCGTTTGTTCTTATTGCCATGAGCTGCATAAGAATATACGTATATATGTGTAAAGAAATATATGCATCGTTTTATTTGGGCCCTTAAGCCGGCCCATTGCTGTGATGGCTCCCTATCCATAAAAGGCTTGATTCCCAAGTTGGGCCTCAATCAATCTACATAAGGCTGCAACAGAATTGCCTTAGGCTTCCACCGGTCCATGCCATCAACTTGGGAGCAGATTTCAGTAGCATGTGCATATACTCCTATCTGGATTTCTAAAGAATATACATGCAATGGTGGAGTCGGGATTTGAGGTGAGTGTCGACAGTGGAGTTAATTGGCTCCACTGAATGGCTCCGCCATTGTTTATATAGGTTTTCTGATAAATAATTTGGATCAAGTTATGAACATATACAAACCACAGCATCGAGCCTTGCAACGTTAAGACTAAAAAGTCACAGGTTTGAAGCAGTGGGTCATGTTACTTTGTAGGTTTAGgttttctcataaataattgaaatttagttataaatacaTTCTAAGGACTAAGTCATAAAACTTAGAATTTGTTGTCTTTTAAGCTTATATTTCAATAAAAGAATTCTCGTCTTTTATAAAAGACTCCctcttgtattattattattattattattattttgctaaGTAAAAGAACCCTCCCTTTTTCTAGCTAAGTCTGAAAATAAACTAAAAGATTCCAAACCAAGAAAAAACAAACAGCTAGCATTAATGAATAAAACTCCATGCATAACACAAACGTTGAAGGGTTTGACTCCACATCTATTGTGtctgaaataaaaaatagagagagagagagagagagagagagagagagagagagagagagagagagaccagtAAACGTGTTAGCAGCCAATGGAAGGTGAAAAAAGAAGCTGTAAATGCAGACATTAGGCTCTACAGGAGCACATGGCTGTCTCATCTCTAGACATATTTGTTCTAACAAGCTTGTGGAAAAagaatatcttatatatatagccatatTTCCAAAACCTTAATTTACAATATACTAATACAAGATGCCATGTTGCCCTgtcaccattttcttttctgattCATCATGGCTTGCTTTGCCTTTGCCAGCTCTATAGGAATGTTGTCTGAGAACATACTGCTGGCCTTGCCTTTCTTATCTCTATTAAACAAACTTATTTTGTATGTCCTTGTATGTACATATCTTTGGACACCTTGTCTTTGCCACTCCAAATTCAAGGCTAAGATCATTCAGAGTGTTATCTATCCCATAGGCCTcagaatttttaattgaaactTCGAAAGGTTCTGGCTTTGGCACATAGCCAATTGCTTTTTTAATTTCCAATAGCTAGTTTACCAGTCACAAGGCAATGTgcagtgatttttaattgaaactTCAAAAGATTCTGGCTTTGGCACATAGCCAATTGCTTTTTTAATCTCCAATAGCTAGTTTACCCAGTCACAAGGCAATGTGCAGTGGTGCACCATTGTTGAACAAATCTTACTTTATTTGCAGATTCAAGATTTGATAATATAGTCTCCTTTAAGTCAATATTATATAAAGGGAGAGTGTTTGATTTAGAGCAAGAAGACATGATTAGATATGTAGGGCCCTAAAATTTGACAATAATGCCGATTGATTTTGCAAATATTActtgtaaaattgaattttctaatCAAATTGGTTGGCAAGAAAAGGAAGCATTGAAAAATAAGTGAAGGATTTGGATTTCTGTGCTGTCCTCCATTTTGGTTCCTGAGATTAATGCAGAAAACTCCAAAACGACACgagcgcgcgcgcgcacacacacacacacacacatattgtATGCTTCATCTATCACTTCTGTATCGTCTATCCATTTGAGCCTCACTTGTCTATTAATAATTCCGTCTCTTTTCGAGAATGCCTCGTcaattaagcaaaaaaaaaaggaaagaaaagacaaggaagaaagaaaacatacaCAATCTTATAAAATCTCAGAATCCAACTCTTCCCTTTGTATAAATGTTTATATATGCAATACCTTTCAAATGCAATTACTGATGAATACGTTACTCTATGTATATGAGTTAGATGCAAGGATTAAATAGAACATCTATGGCACCAAGCAAAAAGAAGAACATCTATGGCGCACACATATCAAAAACCATGCTTCATAtcgtacaatttttttttttccttgccaAGTAAAATCATGCTTCATACAAGTATCCTGTTCTTTTTGTCACATACAAGTTTATGATGCTTCTTTGCTTCATCAAGCATCTTGTATATATGTACACAGCAAGAGAAGATAAGCTACTTATATGGTATGAGATAACCATTTGATCCTTCATACACAAATATCACCATCCTACTCGAACCACAACATTGATTAAACCTTTTGAGCTATGAGTTGAATATGTGTCCCCCATTTTCCCAGCCACCAAATTAGGGCTTTAACTTAACAAAGAAATAAATTGGAAGTAGCTATATCCCTGCAGATTAATCATCCCCTCGAAAACAACCTCGAAATGAATAAGTAGGTACCAGATTCGTTCGGTTGGTAAGGAGGAAATTTATTTGCAGAATCACTATACAACAATCTCAAGCACAAAATCAAGAACTATGGACAATTTAAATTCTCTCACACGCATATATAAACCACTCGATCTTTTTTTGAATAGATCGATCAGTTTATGCTatacctagctagctagccaaCACTGAGATAGACAAATTAATTAGTCAGGAAGACTCAGAAACTACCTCAGTTTCCTCATCCCTTCTGTGGAAACTCCGGTGGCAGCCACAGGCAGCACACCTAAGTGCACCGCTGCTCGCCTCCTCGCCGCTTGGCATGAACTCCCGGCAGCCATCCACTGCATATCCTCCGATATTGGCTGCATGATTTTTCTGACACTCTGCATATCTGACGGTCCTAACAACCGATGCACTGGCACTTCTGTTCGATCCTTCCCTTCTCACGACGCGCTTCTTCATGCTTATGAAACCCTAATTAGCCCTAGTTTTTGGCTATTGTCTTGATCACAAAGCAATTGATCAATTTATGCTTGTCAACTGGTCTGAAGCTGAGTTATATATACTGGGTAGttgaagagagggagagatggcTTTCAATAGCTGATGACATCAAAAGCATAACCCTAGCATGTATATTTATACTAGTGACCGGTGAACTACCACTTGTAAATAAAAAGAAGCCATTAGTagccttattttttaataatcttcCCCATCTTCTTTAGGCTTCCTTTAGGGCACAATATTCTCTCCGGGGCATCGCTGTCCACTCCACTTCTTTACCACTCATAGGTTGCCACATCATTAACAGTAGTTCCACAATTTTgtgaaaacagagagagagagagagagagagagagagagagaggcaatgaTAGGGGATCCTGGATTTATCAATGTGTCAAGCTCTGATTAGTCCAACCTAGAGGTTGAGGAAGGCAGAAATGGCCCCTATCATTTTACATAAACCACAGGAAACCCTAGAATGGAGGCTGGAAATGATCGTCCAACTGCCTCGAAACACTTTGGAGAATAGGATTGGTCAGTTTTGAACAATTAGGGCAGCTTGGTTGGTTTCTATATAATGCGATGGGAAAGCAAAAGCTTTATTGCTATATCAATAATACTGATGGATTTGTTGTGGAATGACTGATTAAGCAGGGTGATTATTCAGTTTGCTTTTGTGGGTCCAAAATGACATTTAAAAGGCAGGTTCCCTTGTCCCTTAAAGACATTTTTCAAACAACCCTTGTCCAATTACCTAAGATTCTAATAATTTATAGCCTCACCCACCATATATGGGTTAAGATCAAAGAACTGGCACTGGCGTCCTCTCCAGTCCTACCCCGTGTCAAATCCCAAGAGACTCATAATTAACAacaactactactactacttaTTATGAGATGTTACGttagaaaagataaaagttTCCCATCTTTAACtatgaattaatatatatgctgttggtttatgaaattatatttgtgtgtgtgtctcaatttttgaaattaagtGGCAGAAGCCTCCACCATCTGAAAGCAGAAAGGGACAGACACACGGCGCAATCACTAATCAGAAACATGTGCAGAAGACTACTACTGTTTCCCTGCAAATTGAAAGTTGAGAGCAATACTACTACAGGCTTGAAAAGGCAAAAATGGAGGGACAAGGACCCAAGTGGTGGTTAATTTTATCGTTTTTAAATTGACCCTTAACCGTACCTATATTCATCAATTTGatatatctataatatttaAACATCAAATACCAAAGATCATGGCCTAAAGTGTGTtggattatatatattagatgtaTGAATGCAGCATGTGTTTTGAGATCC from the Diospyros lotus cultivar Yz01 unplaced genomic scaffold, ASM1463336v1 superscaf1, whole genome shotgun sequence genome contains:
- the LOC127793264 gene encoding mini zinc finger protein 1-like, yielding MKKRVVRREGSNRSASASVVRTVRYAECQKNHAANIGGYAVDGCREFMPSGEEASSGALRCAACGCHRSFHRRDEETEVVSESS